In the genome of Helicobacter ganmani, the window CTCTTTGCTTAAATATCCGCCCATAATCATAAGCCAATCAATATCATAAGCTCTAGGCAATGCACTTTTAAACCACATTAAGAACATCAACACACCAAAGATTGCGAAAACAATCGTTGCGATTCCATGCACATCTCTTGCAAAGCGAACGAATCCTCCTCCACCTAGCTTATCACCAAAGACCATAACTAAGCCCGTCAAGCACAAAGCAACAAAAGGGATTGCTGCACACCAATGCACGAAAATATTGTAACTAGAAAAGACGCGAATTTTCTTTCCGTGATTGAATTTCTTTTGTCCAATCACCATAAAATGACCCAAAAAGGCTAAAGGCACTAGAACAATAAGAATCCCAAAAATCACAGAAAAATAATGTCCTTGCAAAAGCGTAAAGATTTCACCAAAACCATAAGAATTGGGAGAATCAATCCCCCAAGTTTTAATCGCCTCCACTTCCGGACCACCATAGATTTTTGGATTTGCTCTATCACTTGGTGCAATCAAAGCATTATTTCCGCTAATCACCTCTGCATATTGCTTACCATCTTTTTGTGGCACACTTGGGTTTGCCCCAAAGGAAAGACTAGCTCCTGCCACAAATAAAACCAACATAAAGATTCTAAAGAATTTCAATAAATTTCTCATAGAATCCTCCTAGTTGCCATACGCCGTTTTCCACACATTAGGCACAGCGTTGGGGATATTTTCTCCTCGCACAGTCGCACGATGTGTGATAATGTTTGAAACTTCTTCGCTGCTTCCAGCAAGCAGAGCTTTCGTAG includes:
- a CDS encoding formate dehydrogenase subunit gamma; translated protein: MRNLLKFFRIFMLVLFVAGASLSFGANPSVPQKDGKQYAEVISGNNALIAPSDRANPKIYGGPEVEAIKTWGIDSPNSYGFGEIFTLLQGHYFSVIFGILIVLVPLAFLGHFMVIGQKKFNHGKKIRVFSSYNIFVHWCAAIPFVALCLTGLVMVFGDKLGGGGFVRFARDVHGIATIVFAIFGVLMFLMWFKSALPRAYDIDWLMIMGGYLSKEKKPIPAGKFNAGQKMWFWVCTLGGFAMVISGAFMFFQFSDINTLRMMALAHNFIGFLIVALLITHIYMAVFAIEGALHSIIDGHMGEEEIAILHSYYYKEINAA